One window from the genome of Rariglobus hedericola encodes:
- a CDS encoding thiamine phosphate synthase — translation MPLDPDHFPPVMCLTMDGLPLSHADQARALVAAGAGWIQLRVKNAAPDAWLAIAREVVVIGHQGGALVTINDSVEIALAADADGVHLGKLDEDWIAARARLGTEKLLGGTVNNAEDARRAAESHVLDYVGIGPLRFTTTKQKLAPVLGLEGIAALLPLLDGLPAWAIGGVLPSDLPALRAARLAGVAVSSSLYANSQVTANHAAFIDAWNATSLAP, via the coding sequence ATGCCGCTTGATCCCGACCATTTCCCTCCGGTCATGTGCCTCACGATGGACGGCCTGCCGCTCTCGCACGCCGACCAGGCGCGCGCGCTCGTCGCCGCCGGCGCGGGCTGGATTCAGCTGCGCGTGAAGAACGCCGCGCCCGACGCATGGCTCGCGATCGCCCGCGAAGTTGTCGTCATCGGCCACCAGGGTGGGGCACTCGTCACCATCAACGACTCGGTCGAGATCGCCCTCGCGGCCGACGCCGACGGCGTGCACCTCGGCAAGCTCGACGAGGATTGGATCGCAGCCCGCGCCCGTCTCGGCACTGAAAAACTTCTCGGCGGAACCGTGAACAACGCCGAAGACGCGCGTCGTGCGGCCGAGTCCCATGTGCTCGACTACGTCGGTATCGGGCCGCTGCGTTTCACGACTACAAAGCAGAAACTCGCGCCCGTCCTCGGACTCGAAGGCATCGCCGCGCTGCTGCCGCTCCTCGACGGACTGCCTGCGTGGGCCATTGGCGGCGTGTTGCCATCCGATCTGCCTGCGCTGCGTGCGGCCCGCCTCGCGGGTGTCGCGGTGTCGTCCTCGCTTTACGCAAACTCCCAAGTCACCGCCAACCACGCCGCGTTCATCGACGCGTGGAACGCGACTTCCTTAGCTCCATGA
- a CDS encoding thiazole synthase, with product MKTSPLVIAGVTLRSRLFLGTGKYSSGAVMSESLAASGAELVTMALRRVRTDGGHDDIMSQLDTTKYRLLPNTSGVRDAKEAILAAELAREALGTNWLKLEIHPDPKYLMPDAIETLLATRELVKRGFVVLPYVHADPVLCKQLEEAGAAAVMPLGAPIGSNLGLETRAFLEIIIAQSRVPVVIDAGLGTPSHAAAALEMGADAVLVNTAIAAAADPVAMGAAFKLAVEAGRLGFEAGLAARSTKGEAHATSPLTSFLASV from the coding sequence ATGAAAACATCCCCCCTTGTTATCGCCGGCGTCACGCTCCGCTCGCGCCTCTTCCTTGGAACCGGCAAATACAGTTCTGGCGCCGTCATGTCCGAAAGCCTCGCAGCATCCGGAGCCGAACTCGTCACCATGGCGCTGCGCCGCGTGCGCACCGATGGCGGACACGACGATATCATGAGCCAGCTCGATACGACCAAGTATCGTCTGCTGCCCAACACGTCCGGCGTGCGTGATGCCAAGGAAGCGATCCTCGCCGCGGAGCTCGCCCGCGAGGCGCTCGGCACCAACTGGCTGAAGTTGGAGATTCATCCCGATCCCAAGTATCTCATGCCCGACGCGATCGAAACGCTCCTAGCCACGCGTGAATTGGTGAAGCGCGGCTTCGTCGTGCTGCCCTACGTTCACGCCGATCCGGTGCTGTGCAAACAGCTCGAAGAGGCCGGAGCCGCCGCCGTTATGCCGCTCGGCGCACCCATCGGCAGCAACCTCGGACTCGAGACACGCGCCTTCTTGGAAATTATCATCGCGCAGTCTCGCGTCCCCGTGGTGATCGATGCCGGTCTCGGCACACCGTCCCACGCCGCCGCCGCGCTCGAAATGGGCGCGGACGCCGTTCTTGTGAACACGGCGATTGCCGCCGCCGCCGATCCGGTGGCAATGGGTGCAGCCTTCAAACTCGCGGTCGAGGCCGGCCGTCTCGGTTTCGAGGCCGGATTGGCCGCTCGTTCCACCAAAGGTGAAGCCCACGCGACTTCGCCGCTCACCTCCTTCCTCGCTTCGGTATGA
- the thiH gene encoding 2-iminoacetate synthase ThiH: MSTFVDTWKQHDFAAVGARIAAATEADVRRALGKQGRGLNLDDLAALLSPAAAPFLEEMAALSHRLTVERFGRTMQLYAPMYLTNVCANICSYCGFSAQNRIPRKALDDAEISAEADALEKFGFDHVLLVTGESSRYGLAYFQNALRLLRPRFSNLSMEVQPLDAEEYAALTADGLSAVLVYQETYDPIAYPKHHLKGPKADMEYRLATPDRLGTAGVKKIGLGALYGLSDWRAESWFVGLHLHYMEKHYWRTRYSIAFPRLRPHEGNEIPVTPFNERDLIQTACAFRLFSQEVELSLSTRESPHFRNNAFKLGFTSMSAGSKTNPGGYASEPESLEQFQISDERSPAEVAAFLKTNGYEAVWKDWDATYDGQQTARSNDVVHA; encoded by the coding sequence ATGAGCACGTTCGTCGATACTTGGAAACAACACGACTTCGCCGCCGTTGGCGCGCGCATTGCCGCCGCGACCGAGGCGGATGTTCGCCGTGCGCTCGGCAAGCAGGGCCGTGGTCTCAACCTCGATGATCTCGCCGCGCTGCTTTCGCCGGCCGCCGCGCCGTTTCTTGAGGAGATGGCGGCGCTCAGCCACCGGCTCACCGTCGAGCGTTTCGGTCGAACGATGCAGCTCTACGCGCCGATGTATCTGACCAACGTGTGCGCCAATATTTGCAGCTACTGCGGCTTCAGCGCGCAGAACCGCATCCCGCGCAAGGCGCTCGATGATGCGGAGATTTCCGCCGAGGCCGACGCCCTCGAAAAGTTCGGCTTCGACCACGTGCTCCTCGTGACCGGCGAATCGTCGCGCTACGGGCTCGCCTATTTTCAGAACGCGCTGCGCCTGCTGCGTCCGCGTTTCTCCAACCTGTCGATGGAGGTTCAGCCGCTCGACGCCGAGGAATACGCCGCGTTAACCGCCGACGGTTTGAGCGCGGTGCTCGTCTATCAAGAAACCTACGATCCGATCGCTTATCCGAAGCATCATTTGAAAGGTCCCAAGGCGGACATGGAATATCGTCTGGCGACGCCGGACCGGCTCGGCACCGCCGGGGTGAAGAAGATCGGCCTTGGTGCGCTCTACGGTCTCTCCGACTGGCGTGCGGAGTCGTGGTTTGTGGGCCTGCATCTACACTACATGGAGAAGCATTACTGGCGCACGCGCTACAGCATCGCGTTTCCGCGGCTGCGTCCGCACGAGGGCAATGAAATTCCCGTCACTCCGTTCAACGAGCGTGATCTCATCCAGACGGCGTGCGCGTTCCGGTTGTTCAGTCAGGAAGTGGAGCTGTCGCTTTCGACGCGCGAGAGTCCGCATTTCCGCAACAATGCGTTCAAGCTCGGCTTCACGTCGATGAGCGCGGGCTCGAAGACCAATCCGGGCGGCTACGCGAGCGAACCGGAGTCGCTGGAGCAGTTCCAGATCAGCGATGAGCGTTCACCGGCCGAGGTCGCCGCTTTTTTGAAAACCAATGGTTACGAGGCCGTGTGGAAAGACTGGGATGCGACTTACGACGGCCAACAAACCGCCCGCTCCAACGATGTCGTTCACGCCTGA
- the moeB gene encoding HesA/MoeB/ThiF family protein, producing the protein MSFTPDELARYQRHLSLSGFGPEAQAKLQASRVLVIGAGGLGCPILLYLAAAGVGKLTVIDADVVDVSNLQRQVLFTTDDVGQPKAEAAARRLRALNSLIEIVPLVGRLNRNNALELIRAHDVVVDGSDNFATRYLVNDACVLAGKPLIYGAIQGFEGQASVFNFKGGPTYRCLFPEPPAAGTVPNCSEAGVLGVLPGLIGTIQATETIKVITGIGEPLSGRLLLWNSLTMTSRTLRFAADPASRITELPPEGYGETCAVPAKPTGDELTSAELKANLTVQLIDVREDWERALGAIQPSIHVPLGKLGTDEGAAALAALDPTKDTVAYCAGGVRSLKALVPLRERHGFQAVRSLCGGFKAWTDR; encoded by the coding sequence ATGTCGTTCACGCCTGACGAACTTGCGCGCTACCAGCGGCACCTGTCGCTCTCTGGCTTCGGGCCCGAGGCGCAGGCCAAGTTGCAGGCGTCGCGCGTGCTGGTGATCGGTGCGGGCGGGTTGGGGTGTCCGATTTTATTGTATCTCGCGGCGGCGGGCGTCGGGAAGCTGACGGTGATCGATGCGGACGTGGTCGATGTATCGAATCTTCAGCGACAGGTTTTGTTTACGACTGACGATGTCGGCCAGCCCAAGGCCGAGGCGGCGGCGCGGCGGTTGCGGGCGTTGAATTCATTGATCGAAATCGTCCCGCTGGTTGGACGGCTGAATCGCAACAACGCTTTGGAGCTGATCCGCGCGCATGACGTCGTGGTCGATGGCTCGGATAATTTTGCGACGCGCTATCTGGTGAACGATGCGTGCGTGCTCGCCGGAAAACCGCTCATTTACGGCGCGATCCAAGGTTTCGAGGGGCAGGCGAGTGTGTTTAATTTCAAGGGTGGTCCGACGTATCGGTGTCTGTTCCCCGAGCCGCCGGCGGCGGGGACGGTGCCGAATTGTTCGGAGGCCGGCGTGCTCGGCGTGCTGCCGGGGCTGATCGGGACGATTCAAGCGACGGAGACAATCAAGGTGATCACGGGTATCGGCGAGCCGTTGTCGGGGCGGTTGCTGCTGTGGAATTCGCTGACGATGACGTCGCGCACGCTGCGCTTTGCGGCGGATCCCGCCAGCCGGATCACCGAGCTGCCGCCGGAAGGTTATGGCGAGACGTGCGCGGTGCCGGCGAAGCCGACGGGAGACGAACTCACCTCCGCCGAGTTGAAGGCGAATCTCACAGTGCAGCTCATCGATGTGCGCGAGGACTGGGAGCGTGCGCTCGGCGCGATACAGCCGTCGATCCACGTGCCGTTGGGAAAGCTCGGAACCGATGAAGGCGCCGCCGCGCTGGCTGCGCTCGATCCGACAAAAGACACGGTGGCGTATTGCGCGGGCGGCGTGCGCAGCCTGAAAGCACTGGTGCCGTTGCGTGAACGACATGGTTTCCAGGCGGTGCGCAGCCTGTGCGGCGGGTTTAAGGCGTGGACGGACCGTTGA
- a CDS encoding LacI family DNA-binding transcriptional regulator — MSVSRYPTTREIADACECSQSTVSNALRNDPRISLATRERIQKIATEMGWRANPLAAAFMAHLRSTKAPRYQANLAFIVSHPHSARAEDLPAHQYDNFLGARERAEQAGYVLEPVWVCEPGVNSGNLARMLQSRGIHGLLIPGMINPSTSAVFERFSWENFSSVALGSGLAQSPLHRVAFNYNKSVPMALHRLFEMGYRRIAVIVSTAYDQKVNHGWLYPLYYEQMQPWGRQWIKLCVFSGTDNTEDRRHVRSWIEQERPDVILGEYLAWHVIHDMGWRIPDDIAFATFDCSSEHPEIGGIYQCHDVIGAMAVDLLTTQLTQNERGLSPMPKLLQIEGNWRDGESVPVREGSALIETPRAS; from the coding sequence ATGTCCGTCAGCCGTTACCCCACGACACGAGAGATTGCCGATGCCTGTGAATGCAGCCAGTCGACGGTGAGCAACGCCTTGCGCAACGATCCGCGCATCTCCCTCGCCACGCGAGAGCGTATCCAAAAGATCGCCACCGAGATGGGCTGGAGGGCAAACCCGCTCGCCGCGGCGTTCATGGCCCACCTGCGTTCCACCAAGGCGCCGCGGTATCAGGCCAACCTCGCGTTCATCGTATCGCATCCGCACAGCGCGCGCGCCGAAGATTTGCCCGCTCATCAATACGACAATTTTCTGGGCGCGCGCGAACGCGCCGAGCAGGCCGGCTACGTGCTGGAGCCGGTATGGGTCTGCGAGCCGGGCGTCAACTCGGGCAATCTCGCCCGCATGCTTCAAAGTCGCGGCATCCACGGCCTGTTGATCCCGGGAATGATAAATCCCTCGACCTCGGCCGTCTTCGAGCGGTTTTCCTGGGAGAATTTTTCGTCGGTCGCGCTCGGTTCCGGCCTTGCGCAATCCCCGCTGCACCGCGTGGCGTTCAACTACAACAAGAGCGTGCCGATGGCCCTGCACCGCCTCTTCGAAATGGGTTACCGTCGCATCGCCGTGATCGTGTCCACCGCCTACGATCAAAAGGTAAACCACGGCTGGCTTTACCCGCTTTATTACGAGCAGATGCAGCCCTGGGGCCGCCAATGGATCAAGTTGTGCGTATTCTCCGGCACCGACAACACCGAAGACCGGCGTCATGTGCGCTCGTGGATCGAGCAAGAACGCCCCGATGTGATCCTCGGCGAATACCTCGCATGGCACGTGATCCACGACATGGGCTGGCGCATTCCCGACGACATCGCATTCGCGACGTTCGATTGCTCCTCCGAACACCCGGAGATCGGCGGCATTTATCAGTGTCACGATGTCATCGGCGCCATGGCCGTGGATTTGCTTACCACGCAACTCACCCAAAACGAACGGGGTCTTTCACCCATGCCCAAGCTCCTCCAAATCGAGGGAAATTGGCGCGACGGAGAAAGTGTTCCCGTGCGCGAGGGATCGGCGTTGATCGAAACTCCACGCGCTTCGTAA
- a CDS encoding Y-family DNA polymerase → MQRRFYCVTVFPLMPDTLPTIVHLDADAFFVSVELALQPEYRGKKVAVGGRERGIIASASYEARACGVYTPMPTARALKVCPDLILLPHKGGYGEVSRKMFDLCETITPYVQRNSIDEGYLDLTPCGLKSVEEIERVVRGLQKRIWDELQIPVSMGIAMNKLVSQIASKLRKPRGFVVVEAGAEASFLEPLDIGKLPGVGTKTETELQMRGVWKIRDLFTKTERELAALLGSDWQSFLAMARGEDDREVHTEHEDAKSYSQQETFSKDIGDFTEIERVAKGMIDALMPSIRADGKRVKTMTVKVRYGDFTQETAGRSLPESSDLEQPFYPLVAELLRKAWTQSRALRLVSVRFSSVEDGGRQLDMFAETDEKRRKLAAVMDQLNKGKLQRVQHGHQLSAKKKTGD, encoded by the coding sequence ATGCAACGTCGCTTCTACTGCGTGACGGTTTTCCCGCTCATGCCCGACACGCTGCCCACGATTGTTCATCTCGATGCCGACGCGTTTTTTGTGTCGGTCGAGCTGGCGTTGCAGCCGGAGTATCGCGGGAAAAAGGTAGCGGTGGGCGGACGCGAGCGTGGAATCATCGCCTCGGCGAGTTATGAGGCGCGGGCGTGCGGCGTTTACACACCGATGCCGACCGCGCGGGCACTCAAGGTGTGCCCGGATTTGATCCTGCTCCCGCACAAGGGGGGCTACGGCGAGGTGTCGCGGAAGATGTTCGATTTGTGCGAGACGATTACGCCTTATGTGCAGCGTAATTCGATCGATGAAGGTTATCTTGATCTCACGCCGTGCGGGTTGAAATCGGTTGAAGAGATCGAGCGGGTGGTGCGCGGGTTGCAGAAGCGGATTTGGGACGAATTGCAGATTCCTGTGTCGATGGGCATCGCGATGAACAAACTGGTTTCCCAAATCGCATCAAAACTGAGGAAGCCGCGTGGTTTTGTTGTCGTGGAAGCGGGTGCCGAGGCATCATTCCTCGAGCCGCTCGACATCGGCAAGCTGCCCGGTGTCGGCACGAAGACGGAAACCGAGCTCCAGATGCGCGGGGTATGGAAAATCAGGGATCTGTTCACGAAGACGGAGCGTGAACTGGCGGCGTTGCTGGGAAGCGACTGGCAATCGTTTTTAGCGATGGCGCGGGGTGAAGACGACCGCGAGGTGCACACCGAGCACGAGGACGCCAAAAGTTATTCGCAGCAGGAAACGTTTTCCAAGGACATCGGTGATTTCACGGAGATCGAGCGCGTGGCGAAGGGGATGATCGATGCGTTGATGCCGTCGATCCGTGCGGACGGAAAACGCGTGAAGACGATGACAGTGAAAGTCCGCTATGGAGATTTTACGCAAGAGACGGCGGGGCGGAGTCTGCCGGAGTCGAGCGATCTCGAGCAGCCGTTTTATCCGCTGGTAGCGGAGCTGTTGCGCAAGGCTTGGACGCAATCGCGGGCGTTGCGATTGGTGAGCGTGCGGTTCTCCAGCGTGGAGGACGGCGGGCGTCAGTTGGACATGTTTGCGGAGACTGATGAAAAGCGTCGGAAGCTCGCGGCGGTGATGGATCAGCTCAACAAAGGGAAACTGCAGCGCGTGCAACATGGGCATCAGTTGTCTGCCAAAAAGAAAACGGGCGATTAA
- a CDS encoding DUF4142 domain-containing protein → MKNQTPRSLKFITLGCIAALALPLSAQNETADTNRPRDGSVKPAPVTTLDVNATSMPNVAMPTDPNKPREPSLKAPVYTYSATPMDRKGEKWAHKLTACGDYQVAISKQASTKASNAQVRAFAATLVADHEAMNADLNAMAMTKRVQPDTNHMKKHHDDVVDLGKKTGNDYDEAYLEDVIDGHEDAISSLEKGSKSDDADVAAFSVRYLPTLRDHLARAKQLDKAID, encoded by the coding sequence ATGAAAAACCAAACTCCCCGCTCCCTTAAGTTCATCACCCTCGGCTGTATCGCTGCATTGGCCCTCCCGCTGAGCGCCCAAAACGAAACCGCTGATACGAACCGTCCTCGTGACGGCAGTGTGAAGCCGGCGCCGGTCACCACCCTCGACGTCAATGCTACCAGCATGCCGAACGTCGCCATGCCTACCGATCCGAATAAGCCGCGCGAACCCAGCCTGAAGGCTCCGGTTTATACCTACAGCGCCACCCCGATGGATCGCAAAGGCGAGAAGTGGGCACACAAGCTCACCGCCTGCGGTGACTACCAAGTAGCCATTTCCAAGCAAGCCTCCACGAAGGCTTCCAACGCCCAGGTTCGTGCCTTCGCCGCCACTCTGGTCGCCGACCACGAGGCCATGAATGCCGACCTCAACGCGATGGCCATGACCAAACGCGTGCAGCCCGACACCAATCATATGAAGAAGCACCATGACGACGTCGTGGATCTGGGCAAGAAGACCGGTAATGATTACGACGAGGCCTACCTTGAGGACGTCATCGACGGCCATGAAGATGCAATCTCAAGCCTCGAGAAGGGCTCCAAATCCGATGACGCCGATGTCGCCGCCTTCTCCGTTCGTTATCTGCCCACCCTTCGCGATCACCTTGCTCGCGCCAAGCAGCTCGACAAAGCCATCGACTAA